The following coding sequences lie in one Streptomyces xiamenensis genomic window:
- a CDS encoding DUF397 domain-containing protein: MSTQEGQSADLDDAIWRASRRSQANGACVEVADGFPGTVPVRDSKQPHQILLIPTAAWTTFLTSLRG, from the coding sequence ATGAGTACCCAAGAGGGGCAGAGCGCCGATCTCGACGACGCCATATGGAGGGCCTCGCGCAGGAGCCAGGCCAACGGCGCCTGCGTCGAGGTCGCCGACGGCTTTCCCGGCACGGTCCCGGTCCGGGACAGCAAACAGCCCCATCAGATTCTCCTGATCCCCACCGCCGCCTGGACCACGTTCCTCACCAGCCTCAGGGGCTGA
- a CDS encoding glycine-rich domain-containing protein: MHGVRALLTPAAFTGVVATVIDNNPGMEKRTAERIVTEALKFVEAAAQFPNDRITPSNVVDEGWHALILHTNLYKKLCANLGRFVHHWPERPDAERHDRRALVHTVTIIERAGHSVDTELWTGPTAPLIPTAAQCSHTPKPGGCGPINPGNCASHCSGGDGGSSQ; encoded by the coding sequence ATGCACGGCGTACGAGCGTTACTCACCCCCGCCGCGTTCACGGGAGTCGTCGCCACCGTCATCGACAACAACCCCGGCATGGAGAAACGTACAGCCGAGAGGATCGTCACGGAAGCGCTCAAGTTCGTGGAAGCCGCAGCGCAGTTCCCGAACGACAGAATCACGCCCTCCAATGTGGTGGACGAGGGATGGCATGCCCTGATTCTGCACACCAACTTGTACAAGAAGCTCTGCGCGAACCTCGGGCGATTCGTTCACCACTGGCCCGAGCGCCCTGACGCCGAGCGCCACGACCGACGCGCACTCGTCCACACGGTGACCATCATCGAACGCGCCGGGCACAGCGTGGACACGGAATTGTGGACGGGACCGACCGCACCTCTGATTCCGACAGCGGCCCAGTGTTCCCACACGCCGAAGCCCGGGGGATGCGGGCCGATCAACCCGGGCAATTGCGCATCGCATTGCTCAGGAGGCGACGGGGGAAGCAGCCAGTAG
- a CDS encoding DUF6879 family protein, with translation MHLDGEDWEKYFDAFDQEAWRFEAQPTYTMPKEQENVARFLRGEPKPHEHNARWHERVQGYISSGRRIGRVRIVRQPLTDYQRYQFAWGIPGNIAAGEDIRVLDVTAEDYGLPLSGQDWWMFDGTRIAQLNFRPDGTQINRETYEGDPAPYREWKRIALEHAVPFKEYVKVLGV, from the coding sequence GTGCACTTGGATGGTGAGGATTGGGAGAAGTACTTCGACGCGTTCGATCAAGAGGCGTGGCGGTTCGAGGCACAGCCCACGTACACCATGCCCAAAGAGCAGGAGAACGTTGCCCGTTTCCTGCGGGGCGAGCCCAAGCCCCATGAGCACAATGCGCGGTGGCACGAACGGGTACAGGGCTACATCTCATCCGGCCGACGCATCGGGAGAGTCCGCATCGTGCGCCAGCCGCTCACCGACTACCAGCGATACCAGTTCGCATGGGGCATCCCCGGCAACATCGCGGCCGGCGAGGACATCCGCGTGCTGGACGTGACTGCGGAGGACTACGGCCTGCCGCTCTCCGGCCAGGACTGGTGGATGTTCGACGGAACACGCATCGCCCAGCTCAACTTCCGCCCGGACGGAACACAGATCAACCGCGAGACATACGAGGGCGATCCGGCCCCCTATCGCGAGTGGAAACGTATCGCCCTGGAACATGCCGTGCCCTTCAAGGAGTACGTGAAGGTCCTTGGCGTTTGA
- a CDS encoding helix-turn-helix domain-containing protein, whose translation MAFEPAQLGQSKADLAETLRTMRKRAGRTQVWLARRCNMSQTKLSNIETARATPGLVDVELILGALSAPQEIVAEVTALARLANTEWQSNRASWRRGLERRQGELAVLETEATELRYFLPAMVTGLLATPEYIRASLEHAPVDAAKTVAKKLERQAVLYDSTKRFTFLLTEQAIRWSIVPRLAIAVQIDRIVSLSRLPNVRIGVIPFGSPVSRGPLNTFTVYDRRLATVENLTGRIVFQDPRDIAEHLNIFELFERQGLFGDEARNMLSQWAEEYRS comes from the coding sequence TTGGCGTTTGAACCCGCGCAGCTCGGACAGTCAAAGGCTGATCTGGCGGAAACCCTTCGCACGATGCGCAAGCGAGCCGGCCGGACGCAGGTCTGGCTGGCTCGGCGCTGCAACATGTCACAAACCAAGCTCAGCAACATCGAAACCGCTCGGGCTACTCCTGGACTTGTCGATGTTGAGTTGATCCTTGGGGCTCTCTCAGCGCCCCAAGAGATCGTGGCGGAGGTCACCGCACTCGCACGCCTCGCCAACACGGAATGGCAGAGCAACCGTGCCTCTTGGCGCAGGGGGTTGGAGAGACGACAAGGGGAGCTGGCGGTACTGGAGACAGAGGCCACAGAACTCCGCTACTTCCTGCCTGCCATGGTGACGGGCCTGTTGGCGACGCCCGAGTACATCAGGGCGAGCCTTGAACACGCTCCCGTGGACGCCGCCAAAACGGTCGCGAAGAAGCTTGAACGGCAGGCAGTGCTCTACGACTCGACCAAACGATTCACCTTCTTGCTGACCGAACAGGCGATCCGATGGTCGATTGTTCCGCGTCTCGCGATAGCTGTGCAGATCGACCGCATCGTATCGCTGTCGCGACTTCCCAATGTGCGCATCGGCGTCATACCCTTCGGCTCACCAGTGAGCCGTGGCCCTTTGAACACCTTCACGGTCTATGACCGGCGACTGGCGACGGTCGAGAATCTCACCGGAAGAATCGTCTTTCAAGACCCTCGTGACATTGCCGAACATCTGAACATTTTTGAGCTGTTCGAGAGGCAAGGGCTCTTCGGCGACGAAGCTCGGAATATGCTGAGCCAGTGGGCGGAGGAATACCGGTCGTGA